The proteins below are encoded in one region of Clostridium pasteurianum DSM 525 = ATCC 6013:
- a CDS encoding aminotransferase class I/II-fold pyridoxal phosphate-dependent enzyme, with amino-acid sequence MYKLNQNETPLFNALMEYVNRDTVPFHVPGHKKGQGMDSEFKKFIGENAFKIDVTVFKLVDSLHHPTGPIKKAQELAADAYGAKASYISVHGTSGAIEAMIMSVVSNNDKILIPRNVHKSVTGGIILSGAVPVYMQPELDKEVGIAHGVSPETVEKTLKENPDAKAVLIINPTYYGVATDIKKIAKIVHSYDIPLIVDEAHGPHLGFNDRLPISAINAGADMCAQSTHKIIGALTQCSLLHVCSDRIDMRRVQQILNIMQTTSPSYILMASLDCARRQIALQGKELLDYAIDLCTYTRNEINKIPGFYCFGKEILEDNGAYAFDPTKITISCRELGITGYDLDMILSEEYHIQMELSDLYNVLIVGSFGDTKENMDYLIKVLKEISKKYYGKGVAKSDFIDIPPIPEQIIIPREAFNSTKVSISINESIGMISGEFLMAYPPGIPILCPGEIITKEIVDYLRRLKSAGLYVQGTEDPEVESIKVVNKI; translated from the coding sequence TTGTATAAACTTAATCAAAATGAAACTCCTCTTTTTAATGCATTAATGGAATATGTAAATAGAGATACAGTTCCCTTCCATGTACCTGGCCATAAAAAGGGTCAAGGCATGGATAGTGAATTTAAAAAATTCATTGGTGAAAATGCTTTTAAAATTGATGTAACAGTATTTAAATTGGTAGATAGTCTTCATCATCCCACTGGTCCCATAAAAAAGGCCCAAGAATTAGCTGCAGATGCCTATGGAGCAAAAGCTTCTTATATATCTGTACATGGGACTTCAGGGGCTATTGAAGCTATGATTATGTCTGTAGTAAGCAATAATGATAAAATACTTATACCAAGAAATGTTCACAAATCAGTTACAGGAGGCATTATTTTAAGTGGTGCTGTTCCAGTATATATGCAGCCTGAACTAGACAAAGAGGTTGGCATTGCCCATGGAGTCTCTCCTGAAACAGTGGAAAAGACACTAAAAGAAAATCCTGATGCAAAAGCTGTTTTAATAATTAATCCAACTTATTATGGTGTGGCTACTGATATAAAGAAAATTGCCAAGATTGTTCACAGCTATGATATACCATTAATAGTCGATGAGGCCCATGGTCCCCATCTTGGATTTAATGATAGATTACCTATATCTGCTATAAATGCAGGAGCAGATATGTGCGCCCAAAGCACTCATAAAATAATAGGAGCTCTCACTCAATGCTCATTACTCCATGTTTGTTCAGATAGAATAGATATGCGCAGAGTGCAGCAAATTTTAAATATAATGCAGACTACTTCACCATCTTATATATTGATGGCTTCTCTTGATTGTGCCAGAAGGCAAATAGCATTACAGGGTAAAGAACTTCTTGATTATGCAATAGATCTCTGTACTTACACTAGAAATGAAATAAATAAAATTCCTGGATTCTATTGTTTTGGAAAAGAAATCCTTGAAGATAATGGTGCCTATGCTTTTGATCCCACAAAGATAACTATAAGCTGTAGAGAATTAGGTATAACAGGTTATGATCTAGATATGATTCTCTCTGAGGAGTATCATATTCAAATGGAATTGTCTGATTTATATAATGTTTTAATAGTTGGTTCCTTTGGAGATACAAAAGAAAATATGGACTATCTTATAAAAGTTTTAAAGGAAATAAGTAAAAAGTATTATGGAAAAGGAGTTGCAAAATCTGATTTTATAGATATTCCTCCTATACCAGAGCAAATCATAATTCCAAGAGAGGCTTTTAATAGTACTAAAGTTTCTATATCAATAAATGAAAGCATTGGTATGATAAGCGGAGAATTTTTAATGGCTTATCCACCAGGTATTCCAATACTATGTCCTGGAGAAATTATAACTAAAGAAATAGTTGACTATTTAAGAAGGCTTAAATCTGCGGGACTTTATGTACAAGGTACAGAAGATCCAGAAGTGGAATCAATAAAAGTAGTAAATAAAATATAA
- a CDS encoding 50S ribosomal protein L25: MELINANVRNKKVNHAAKKNRKNGLIPGIIYGKNVENTLFEIGELELQREIAINGEHGILEINIDGEKHKTLIKEIQKDPIKHKIIHIDLEDLSGNRNFTTEVPLNFNGESNIRKFGGILQKSKDSVKIRCQADNLPKSIDVDVSNLSFGDTLRIADIEASSEISIIDDLNSIVVTVTGASGGDIPDEGNEEAIDETNENQSSTADSGNV; the protein is encoded by the coding sequence ATGGAATTAATTAATGCTAATGTTAGAAATAAAAAAGTTAATCATGCTGCAAAGAAAAATAGAAAGAATGGCTTAATACCGGGAATAATATATGGAAAAAATGTAGAAAATACTTTGTTTGAGATAGGCGAATTAGAATTACAAAGAGAGATAGCAATAAATGGAGAACACGGTATTTTAGAGATAAACATAGATGGTGAAAAACACAAGACACTTATTAAAGAAATACAGAAAGATCCTATAAAACATAAAATTATACATATTGATTTAGAAGATCTGTCTGGAAATAGAAATTTTACTACTGAAGTTCCATTGAATTTTAATGGTGAAAGTAACATAAGAAAATTTGGAGGCATACTTCAAAAATCAAAAGACAGTGTGAAGATAAGATGTCAAGCAGATAACCTACCTAAGAGTATTGATGTGGATGTATCAAATTTAAGTTTTGGTGATACATTGAGAATAGCAGATATTGAGGCAAGTTCAGAAATATCTATTATAGATGATCTTAACAGTATAGTAGTTACTGTTACAGGAGCTAGTGGCGGAGATATACCTGACGAGGGCAATGAAGAAGCAATAGATGAAACAAATGAAAATCAATCTTCCACTGCAGATTCTGGAAATGTGTAA
- a CDS encoding phospho-sugar mutase, which yields MTFKDNYEQWLKSDYIDEETKKELKSVKDEKEIEDRFYRELEFGTGGLRGIISAGSNRMNIYTIGKATQGLADYLNKNYTGEISVSIAYDSRNMSKEFSERAASVLCANGIIVNLFESLRPTPVLSYTVRHLKSKAGIVITASHNPKEYNGYKVYNEDGGQVTDKAAKEILDCISKITEFKNVKAIDLGKAKEEKLLNIIGEEVDKTYIDKVKALTIREELVKKNAKDVKVIYTPIHGSGNVPVRRVLKELGYDNVFVVKDQELPNGNFPTAPYPNPEQPSVFELALKMAEDIKPDVIFGTDPDCDRIGVVVKDKSGEYRVLTGNQTGVLLTHYIISSLKELNKLPENGAVIKTIVTSEMTRKITEDFNVELIDVLTGFKYIGEKIKEFEKTGSNTYLFGFEESYGCLAGTFVRDKDAVIGATLICEMVLYYKNKGLSLYDALIDLYEKYGFYKESLVSLELKGKEGQEKIQKAIENLRHELEPAIDGVKIVKKFDYKLSKEKDILNNTESVIELPKSNVLKFILEDGSWFVVRPSGTEPKMKVYMATVGKNLSDADEKMDNFNKAVMEIINKACEN from the coding sequence ATGACATTTAAAGATAATTATGAACAATGGTTAAAGTCAGACTATATTGATGAGGAAACTAAAAAAGAATTAAAGAGTGTAAAAGATGAAAAGGAAATAGAAGATAGATTTTATAGAGAATTGGAATTTGGTACAGGAGGACTGAGAGGGATTATATCTGCGGGAAGTAATAGAATGAATATATATACTATAGGTAAAGCAACTCAAGGTCTTGCTGATTATTTAAATAAAAATTATACAGGAGAAATTTCTGTCAGCATAGCTTATGATTCAAGAAATATGTCAAAAGAATTTTCAGAAAGAGCAGCATCAGTTTTATGTGCCAATGGAATTATAGTAAATTTATTTGAATCATTAAGACCCACACCAGTACTTTCCTATACAGTTAGACATCTAAAGAGCAAGGCTGGAATAGTTATAACGGCATCACATAATCCCAAAGAGTATAACGGTTACAAAGTATATAATGAAGATGGAGGACAGGTAACTGATAAGGCAGCTAAAGAAATACTTGATTGTATAAGTAAGATTACTGAATTTAAAAATGTAAAGGCTATAGACTTGGGAAAGGCAAAAGAGGAAAAACTTCTAAACATAATTGGTGAAGAGGTAGATAAAACTTATATAGATAAAGTTAAGGCTCTTACAATAAGAGAAGAATTAGTTAAAAAGAATGCTAAAGACGTGAAAGTAATATATACTCCTATTCATGGATCTGGTAATGTACCTGTAAGAAGAGTGCTTAAAGAGCTTGGATATGATAACGTATTTGTAGTAAAAGATCAGGAATTGCCAAATGGTAACTTTCCAACAGCACCTTATCCTAATCCAGAGCAGCCATCAGTATTTGAGCTGGCTTTAAAGATGGCAGAAGATATAAAACCTGATGTAATTTTTGGTACAGATCCTGATTGTGATAGAATTGGGGTGGTAGTAAAGGATAAATCAGGGGAATATAGAGTTCTCACAGGCAATCAAACAGGAGTACTTTTAACTCACTACATTATTTCCTCTTTAAAAGAGCTTAATAAGCTGCCTGAAAATGGAGCAGTTATAAAGACTATAGTTACTTCTGAAATGACAAGAAAAATTACTGAAGACTTCAATGTAGAGCTTATAGATGTACTTACTGGTTTTAAATATATAGGAGAAAAAATAAAAGAATTCGAAAAGACTGGATCAAATACATATTTATTTGGATTTGAAGAAAGTTATGGTTGTCTGGCTGGAACTTTTGTAAGAGACAAGGACGCAGTAATAGGTGCTACACTAATATGTGAGATGGTACTGTATTATAAAAATAAGGGATTAAGTCTTTATGACGCATTAATTGATCTTTATGAAAAATACGGCTTTTATAAAGAAAGTCTAGTATCCTTAGAACTTAAAGGTAAGGAAGGACAGGAAAAGATTCAAAAAGCTATAGAAAATTTGAGACATGAATTGGAACCTGCTATAGACGGAGTGAAGATAGTAAAGAAATTTGATTATAAATTGAGTAAAGAAAAGGATATTTTAAATAATACAGAAAGTGTAATAGAACTTCCAAAATCAAATGTACTTAAATTTATATTGGAAGATGGTTCTTGGTTTGTTGTAAGACCATCAGGAACAGAACCTAAAATGAAAGTCTATATGGCTACAGTAGGTAAAAATCTTTCAGATGCAGATGAAAAGATGGATAATTTTAATAAAGCCGTTATGGAAATAATAAATAAGGCATGTGAGAACTAA
- a CDS encoding tetratricopeptide repeat protein, with protein sequence MKTKVDFKEKVSKLIFLEFKKESILNIFKINVNENLHLPVRPLRVADKVKKGEKFEKIPVSFFIEGMFYVLGGDDKFKFNDDYINILNKNSEEAVKYVKGIIFDEVKGGSYEDSYILLKGLLKIEKSEENYDKSIMILENLRKIDKSFEQEELDLLDEAEKLKGYYKPYFYKAVIYYEEKKYDDSWFYINNYIEKSKDNSKQVLEIKHVLSNIREYDKGKSLIHDKPKEALMHLIPLLDEFSNDALLNFYIAVAYRVLGNYEKAIYYLNEAVAIDSSIVEVINELGLNYAALNNFGMAIKYLRKAFEATKSIEVCTNLVMCYLNNGDTKQAKLHYDIAKKINPKDEIVLELHKIFE encoded by the coding sequence ATGAAAACAAAAGTTGATTTTAAAGAAAAAGTTTCTAAACTTATATTTTTGGAATTTAAAAAGGAAAGCATTTTAAATATATTTAAAATAAATGTAAATGAAAATTTACATTTACCCGTTAGACCTTTAAGGGTAGCGGATAAAGTTAAAAAAGGAGAAAAATTTGAAAAAATACCTGTATCTTTCTTTATAGAAGGCATGTTCTATGTATTAGGTGGAGATGATAAATTTAAATTTAATGATGACTATATAAATATATTGAATAAAAATAGTGAAGAAGCCGTTAAATATGTAAAGGGGATTATTTTTGATGAAGTGAAAGGAGGATCCTATGAAGATTCCTATATATTATTGAAAGGGCTTTTAAAGATTGAAAAAAGTGAAGAGAATTATGATAAATCTATTATGATTTTAGAAAATCTAAGAAAAATTGATAAAAGCTTTGAGCAGGAAGAATTAGATTTATTAGATGAGGCAGAAAAGCTTAAGGGATATTATAAACCATATTTTTATAAGGCTGTTATATATTACGAAGAAAAAAAATATGATGATTCCTGGTTTTATATTAATAATTATATAGAAAAAAGTAAAGATAATTCCAAACAGGTTTTAGAGATAAAGCATGTACTTTCTAATATAAGAGAATATGATAAGGGAAAGAGTCTTATACATGATAAACCTAAGGAAGCATTAATGCATCTTATTCCATTATTGGATGAATTTTCTAATGATGCTCTGTTGAATTTTTATATAGCTGTAGCCTATAGAGTACTAGGCAACTATGAAAAAGCCATTTATTATTTAAATGAAGCTGTAGCTATTGATAGCAGCATAGTTGAGGTTATAAACGAACTTGGACTTAATTATGCTGCTCTTAATAATTTTGGCATGGCTATAAAATATCTTAGAAAAGCCTTTGAAGCCACAAAGTCTATAGAAGTTTGTACTAATTTAGTTATGTGTTATTTAAATAATGGAGATACTAAGCAGGCAAAATTACATTATGATATTGCAAAGAAGATTAATCCTAAAGACGAGATAGTACTTGAACTACATAAAATTTTTGAATAA
- the galU gene encoding UTP--glucose-1-phosphate uridylyltransferase GalU translates to MKVKKAIIPAAGLGTRFLPATKAQPKEMLPIVDKPTIQYIVEEAVSSGIEEILVITGRNKRAIEDHFDKSVELEKELESHGKDELLSIVKDISNMANIYYIRQKEPKGLGHAINCAKTFVGNEPFAVMLGDDVVDSKVPCLKQLINCYDEYKTTILGVQQVPHKDVSKYGIVDAMHIENYVYKVKNLVEKPKVEEAPTDIAILGRYIITPQIFDILSKTEPGKGGEIQLTDALKILMQSEAMYAYTFEGRRYDVGDKLGFLKATVEFALKRDELREPFIKYLLTLRENPQFKSLYHKDTI, encoded by the coding sequence ATGAAAGTAAAGAAAGCCATAATACCTGCAGCAGGATTAGGAACCAGGTTTTTGCCAGCAACAAAGGCACAACCTAAAGAGATGCTTCCAATAGTTGATAAACCAACTATACAATACATAGTTGAAGAAGCTGTTTCCTCTGGAATAGAAGAGATACTTGTGATAACAGGCAGGAATAAGAGAGCTATAGAAGATCATTTTGATAAATCTGTAGAACTTGAAAAGGAACTGGAGAGTCATGGTAAAGATGAACTGTTAAGTATAGTAAAGGATATATCAAACATGGCTAATATATATTACATAAGACAAAAAGAGCCTAAAGGGTTAGGCCATGCCATTAATTGTGCAAAGACTTTCGTTGGTAATGAGCCCTTTGCCGTCATGCTTGGAGACGATGTAGTGGATAGTAAAGTCCCATGTCTAAAACAACTCATTAATTGTTATGATGAATATAAAACTACAATTCTTGGAGTTCAACAAGTACCTCATAAAGATGTATCAAAATATGGTATAGTTGATGCTATGCACATAGAAAATTATGTATATAAAGTAAAAAATTTGGTAGAGAAGCCTAAAGTTGAGGAAGCTCCTACAGATATAGCTATTCTTGGAAGATATATTATAACTCCTCAAATTTTTGATATATTAAGTAAAACTGAGCCTGGAAAGGGTGGAGAAATTCAACTTACAGACGCACTAAAGATTCTTATGCAGTCAGAAGCTATGTATGCATATACTTTTGAAGGCAGAAGATATGATGTAGGAGATAAATTGGGATTTTTAAAAGCTACTGTTGAATTTGCTTTGAAAAGAGATGAACTTAGAGAACCTTTTATTAAGTATCTATTGACCTTAAGAGAAAATCCACAATTTAAAAGCTTATACCATAAAGATACAATTTAA
- a CDS encoding glucosaminidase domain-containing protein: MNFTKGKTISRSIFVLLSSMFLVIGLFSTVKADTNSDVHIIYEGHVQNIGWQKAVSDGQMEGTVGKALRLEALKINLSNAPKGMYVTYQVHVQNIGWMNPVSGYNQSGTTGKSLRLEAVKIQLHNAPAGYHVQYQGHVQNIGWMNWKQDGQVVGTTGKALRLEAIRIKIVKDSAASQSNNTQNLPPRICIDTPKDNTSVKNGTNQIYIAGWSLNSSGVKNVKVSLDGVEKGDAHIGLSRSDVIKVYPGYKNGVNSGFNYNLDISSLQAGGHTITIKSLGNDGSTTSKSLKINKQSANKPTDNSKNITQYNYSLDQMVDIQSNDGQPLMESNGSWVNADRNSVRNYVNPENFKDSYGMYQFLRLDYIDGITANDLNKILSGKGVLEGKGSQFLSAAKANNVNPIYLVSHALLETGNGYSKLANGIEVNGKIVYNLFGIGAYDANANYYGSQYAYREGWTSVDEAIYGGAQWISNDYINNSKYRQNTLYKMRWNPASPANHQYATDVRWAYNQVYNIKRLTDMAADPSLKFDIPQYK; the protein is encoded by the coding sequence GTGAATTTTACAAAAGGTAAGACAATTAGTAGAAGTATATTTGTATTGTTAAGTAGTATGTTCTTAGTTATAGGTCTATTTAGTACAGTAAAAGCTGATACTAATAGTGATGTACATATAATATATGAAGGGCATGTACAAAACATAGGATGGCAAAAGGCTGTAAGCGATGGTCAAATGGAGGGAACTGTTGGTAAGGCGTTGAGATTAGAGGCTTTAAAGATAAACTTATCCAATGCTCCAAAGGGGATGTATGTTACCTATCAAGTTCATGTACAGAACATAGGCTGGATGAATCCCGTTAGTGGCTATAATCAGTCAGGCACTACAGGGAAATCCTTAAGACTGGAAGCTGTAAAAATTCAGTTGCATAATGCTCCTGCTGGGTATCATGTACAATATCAAGGTCATGTACAGAACATAGGCTGGATGAATTGGAAACAGGATGGACAAGTTGTAGGAACTACAGGAAAAGCCTTAAGACTGGAAGCAATTAGAATAAAAATAGTAAAAGATTCCGCAGCTTCACAATCTAATAACACACAAAATTTACCGCCAAGAATTTGTATTGATACACCAAAAGACAATACCAGTGTTAAGAATGGAACTAATCAAATATATATAGCAGGATGGTCCCTGAATTCTTCTGGTGTAAAAAATGTTAAAGTAAGTTTGGATGGTGTAGAAAAAGGTGATGCACACATAGGATTATCAAGGTCCGATGTAATTAAAGTATATCCAGGTTATAAAAATGGTGTAAATAGTGGTTTTAACTACAATTTAGATATTTCATCATTGCAAGCTGGTGGACATACTATAACTATTAAGAGTTTAGGAAATGATGGTTCTACAACAAGCAAAAGTTTGAAAATTAATAAACAGTCTGCCAATAAACCTACTGACAATAGCAAAAATATTACTCAATACAATTACTCTTTAGATCAAATGGTAGATATTCAATCAAATGATGGACAACCTCTTATGGAATCAAATGGAAGTTGGGTAAATGCAGATAGAAATTCAGTTAGAAACTATGTTAATCCTGAAAATTTTAAAGATTCTTATGGTATGTATCAATTTCTTAGATTAGATTATATCGATGGTATTACTGCCAATGATTTAAATAAAATTCTTTCAGGTAAAGGTGTATTGGAAGGAAAGGGCTCACAATTTCTTAGTGCCGCTAAAGCCAATAATGTAAATCCTATATATCTAGTTTCTCATGCACTATTAGAAACAGGCAATGGTTATTCTAAGCTTGCTAATGGAATAGAGGTTAATGGAAAGATTGTGTATAATCTATTTGGAATAGGTGCTTATGATGCCAATGCAAATTATTATGGTTCTCAATATGCATATAGAGAAGGCTGGACTAGTGTAGATGAAGCTATATATGGTGGTGCACAGTGGATATCCAATGATTATATAAACAATAGCAAATATAGGCAAAATACTCTATATAAAATGAGATGGAATCCTGCATCACCTGCAAATCATCAATATGCTACAGATGTACGCTGGGCATATAACCAGGTCTACAATATTAAAAGACTTACAGATATGGCAGCAGATCCATCTTTAAAATTTGATATACCACAGTACAAATAA